The genomic region AACCATGCGGCGTTGTCCTAAAGCGGTTGATAAGATTCGAGTTCCGAAGCTGAAGATGAGCATCTGCGTATCTTTTGCATTGTTATTACATATTGCAGCGCAATCTTGTGGGTTCCTTCCAACGGCCATGTGGTCGCATGTGGTGTGTTAGATGTTGAACCGACACTGATAAGCCGATTCAGAACAGCCATCCATCTCTGTTTGCAACCAAGACGGGATGTGGTTTTACGGGTCCAGCCAGGAAGACGCGGTAGATATCCAAAGATACTAAGGATAAGACTAGACACACATAAGACATTGGGattgtattttgtttcgtgCGTGGTTTGCAAAATGTTACGTATTTGTTCCTGGATTGGTGCCAAGTTTGCATACGGTAAGTAATTATTAGACTTTCCTGACAGCATTGAACGGTTCGGGCCGAGTAGCTCCGAGATGGCGTACGGTGTAAGATTATTTGCGCACTATTTTACGGGACAAAGTTGCAATGACTAGACAAAActacaattatttttttatgcactCGAAGTGACTCTATGGACATGCTCATTAATCTTTCGCTTTACTGATCAACTGAGATCATCAGTTgaataacaataacatttaGGGGCAGATTGTGCCATTATCGCAAATCTAACGCTGGACAATGTTGCGGTGCAAAACGAAAGGTGTACGTAACGGAATGAACGAAACGATTGACGTATGTGTCCATTGAGAAGATGTGCTTATCACAAAGACCTTGTCGACGTATTTATCAAGTACAAACCCGGAAATTACCATGCGTCGAAACGGAAGTTTAAGGTTTCCCAACCATTGGTTCCAAATTTTACCGATTGTTGTGCCTGTTCATTATTTTCAGAGGTTTATGATAGAGATCCTTGTTCTTTTCTCCTTGTAGAAAGACTTCCGTTTCAATATTCACAATTTAAATCTCGTTATGCCTCCCATGTGTCGTGTTAAATGATTCACTTTTACGGCATCTTCTTCCCAACCAGGGCGATCGTCGTTCTGCCGCTTATTTTGGCACACTTTCCCACGGCTATGGTACGACGTGTGGTCCCGGATCGTTTAGATCTGCACACCACCAGCAACCGTGCAAATTTTCCTACCTTACGACAGTTTGGCATGTGTTTTTTGCTGGTGTTGCTAAAATTTCGGTAGCGTTCGCATTCCGTTGGCTTCGCATTTCGCGTTTGCTACCCACCTAGAGTTTCGTTGAGTCTTGTTTATACTCTTCGACCCGTAGAACAACAAGCGCCATCATGGGTATCCCCTGCCATTGCCAGATCGCGTTTTGCAACAATGTTGTAGAGAAGCGTGCTGGTTTCAGAGTAtcttctgattttttttcgttcactgGCGGAATGTATAAATTACTGTCAAAATATTTCAGTAACCATCGTTACGGAGTAGGGGATTGGGGTGGTTCAGGTCAGACCTGTCGTAATCCACATAAAGAGGATAATTTTCACAGACTGGATGCAAGATTGTCTGTAAAGATATGATGTCTCGTAATGTTTGTAGATAcatcaattttaaaagaagTATCTATAATTGTCTTCGCTATCAATGCGCTTCTACAACTTACTTAAAAGTACCAATAAGTTTGCCAAGTCGAATCCTGGTTGTCTTGCAGCTGTAAGAACGAAAGCCTATTTCATCATATTTGAAGCCTGTTTACATAGGTTTGATGAAACCCTTTTATTCCCCTCACCCGTGTCGCTTATCGTAAACTGAACGTAATGCGACCTTGAAATACGCATGCCCACTAGTAACAACAGCAAAAGCAATTCACAAGTTGGTGAGTAAATTTGACAGTTTGTAGGGGAAAGTGGGGTAAAAGGCAACGGTATGTTTTGAGCTGAAATAAATTAAGTAATGTAATGTGTTTATGAACATATCTAGTGCATTCATTGTGGATTTTAGTATTATTACTATTATCTGTTTTAATGATCTCAACattaaaaaaggcaaaaacgtACAGTGCTTAGATTGGGGCATGATGTTCCCTCCCAGGTGAATCAAGCCGCCCTAGCtttcaaaatataaacaatGGGGCATGATGCACCACCAAAACAAGAGCAATTCAAAGTTGAGCGCACGGTGTCTCCATTATCAAAGAATTGTTGATTTAAGTATGTCTTACATTGACCATGTGTTGTAAGTTTCATATAAACGAACATTTATTAGGCCCCATAACTGTCAACGGAGTAAAAACCTAAAGGGTCTTCGAaaatcttatttaaaaaaaggataggttttaagttatttttcatatttttcgttCATGACCAAAAAGCACTTTAGGAATCCAAATatttggaatgttttaaatctataaagtggaaaaaacaagtttttcattCAAGGGGGCCATGTTGCCCCACGTTACCTTACATCCGTTGTTGAGCATGGTCGTGACGAAAGAAACCGCATGGTCTTGGAAGAAGTGTACATAACGGCATCGTTTCCCCAcgtttccccttttttcctcaACTGTTCTATGTAATGACGTCACGTGTCTTGTACGGGGGCGCCAATCAACACGGTACAACAACAATAGCAACCATACTTACTGGACTGATTTTGGCTGATTGATTATTCATCGAGGAAACGATACCGCACTGATGGTGTTTATCTACACGCAAATTTGCCGACGCTGGCCAAGTTATATAAGAAGGCACAGCCAAAGGTAACAAACAATTAAACCTCTTCCTTCGTTTGGACCATTGCACTTGCACTGGAAAACACTAAATCACACCAATTTCCACTTTCGCTGGTTGTGTGACCTTTGGACGGTCTGACCGACGATCGCGAATATAAACAGAACCAACGCACAACGTAGGGATACGGTGCCCTTCAAGGCGCCTTGGACCCCGCCGATAATCCCATGGTGAtgcactttttgtttttgcctgcTTCTATCCTATACCACTCTATCACTAAGCGAACTGATAAACGCTCGCTTATCACAAATCGAGCGAATGGATCTGAATGGAAATAGTTATACTAAAGCGATTTAGTAGTTAACACTTTCACGAATGCCGTCGGAGGGCGGGTTGAAACGATGGCGACGATGTAACTAATCAAATGTACAGCGCGTCGCGAATGTGGAATAATGTTGCgattaaacttaacaaactgTATGCAACTGCTTCCGCCGCACAGCTGGTTCGCGTGACTGCGCCGTCCGAATAGAAAACAACATTCAGGCTCGCGTCTGACAGAACCTTCACGGTCGGCAGACAGTTTGCAACTGAGAGTTGTCAGACCAGCTAGTGGTGAAAACCAAAGTGGATCAACAGATGAGGTGGGTTCATCCCAAATTTTtcattagaaaaataaaggaaatttTTCACAATCGttcttagttttgtttatgtatTCAATTGTTCggtatttgttattttgtaaaagttgttgttattttcaatAGTAAGGAAAATGCTATTTATTTCGTGTTCAACTACTTTTAGTAAAGTTAACTACAGTACAGCTATCTTAGCAATAAgggtaactattaaattagtTTGAGCAACTTAATAACGCATCGCAACGATTGATGTGCACTTTTattggtaaacaaaactaaaaccaaTTGTCAAAAATCAATATCAATATAGCTGCTACGACGAGGATTTTGAGCTCACCTTTCTCAAAATTTTGAGCTAACGTTGTTAAAAACTGCTACCGAGTACCTAGTTACTTTTGCTAGGTATACCGGTGAAAAATAGTAACTGAATACACAAAACATAAACGCCTAGTTAATTTAGTACTTTTTAAGCATCCAGCTAACTTGGAGGGAAATTGCTTCAGGTTTATCTGCAATTACAGcaaaaaacataacacaaTTTAGTTACTTTTCCATTGAacgatgcaaaacaaaacccgggtGTGCGGTAGTAGACAGTAGGGTTAAAAGTACCGACTGTATAAAGCTCTACGGCTTTACGTCGCTAGGATGACAAAGGTTATCCACGTGGAGTActatacattttcaaaatttgaattaaagAAATTGCAACAGGTATTGTGAACCACGTTTACATGCAGTAACATAAATGTGTTGGCATAAAAGGGTCTTTTAATTGCAGAACTGACCTACtgtaaattatgttttcaatgTAGCTTCTTCAAATTATCGAAGATAAAAACTTGTTCTGATGTCGTGGCGAACAGGCAAGAATTCCGGGAACAATCGTTTTGGAACACCTTAGTAAAACTTAACAAAATGTGCTGCTCAATCAAAACGGTTATATCAGTAGACAGTTTTATTGAAACTTCTTAATACAGAAAAAACCCGTTCAACCTCTACACATAGCATCCATGAATTCCAGGCCATCGGTTTTAGAGCAATCCGAATAAATTGCTCATTGTGCGCGGTTTGGCAATACGCTTGCTTTCATCGACACGTTTTATAAGATCATATTTTGCCAGAAAGTCTGCATATTCCATAACGTGATCGTACAGTTCATCTAAAAGCATGAAATAAATATGTCAAAGGTAAATAAGTAGCCCTTAATTAATAATACTCCCGTACCTCTAAGCACCTTCCGGGGCTTAGCATTTCCACCATAATCGGCCGGAAGCAGTCGCTGGGGAATGTCGTTAAACATGAGGTCGATGTTGGTATGAAGATGGAAGATTTCCAGTAGCTCCTTCTTCATAAAAGGTCGGATCATGGCCATAATGCGATCGATGAACGGCACCAAGTTGACCAGGTAAAGCCCCTTCAGTCGCACGGGTAGACACTCCTGGACGTAGTACAGCAGATCCTTGAGAGTGAAAATGCCCAGCTTTGGCAGATGGCTCAAATGAATACCGTTCATGTCAATGATGAGGATTGATCCATTGATGCATCCTTCCTCCCAGAGGGTCACATCAATGAACATTCCCGCTCTAGAAAGAAGGTATCGTTGATTTCGAGCGTTAAGTAAATATGAGGCCACCTTGGGAGAGGGCTGGATACTTACAACGTCAAGATGGAGCTCAGGGAGAACTTACTGGCGTCCGGGTCAACAATTTTTGCCATCATAACTCGGTAGCCTTCAGTTGTCAAGTCCGGCAGCATGATGAAGTCACTTGAAAAGATGCCTCGAAACGTTAACAAACGATAATCTAGCCGAAAGACTAAAAAAGACTTACAGCACCCCCATAGCAGTTTGTATAGCAGGTTTTTCCAAGTCCCGATTACCAAACAGATTCTTGCAGCTCGTGCGGAAGGTGTAGTAGTTCTCGATGGTGCTTTGAGCCGCTTCCATGTCGTAGTAATTTGAGTGCAGAAACAGCATCAACTCCGGCTCGGTGATCGGAGGCAGATGGGGTTGGGTGTTGGCCCAATCGCCCAATCTCTGAACATCCGACGCTCGCAGTTGACCATCGTATTTCCGGTATTGCTCCTCGACACTGGCAAACTGGACGGATTTCATGCTCACAGGAGTTGCTGCAATCGCGGGTGATCTTCGGAACGGAACTAAACTACTTGTTTTAAAGCGTGTGCCCAGAACTGGACGGGTACGACTTAAATGACAGAGGAACATTGGGGGGCAATGACGGCATcatgttttataaaaactcAAAGTGTGGAACAAGATAATTCATTGCATTAAACCTTTGAGTGCCGCGATGACTTAAAATGTAACTCTCATATTCTCCGATTGTTTGAtgcttgaaattttaaaacaattggaTTGGGAAGTACTCTTTAAACTATGTtgtgttattttaattttttaattatttttaacaatcgTCAGTGCCACTGTGAGGGATGAAAACTGGATGGCTACACACAGGTATAACATTTAAACCAGTGTTTTTATCTTTTGGCAATTATTCTAATCCTCGCGGCACAATTAACGTGACCTGTGCGATCGTTAAACGGTGCGTCACTGTTGGTTGAGTGAGGCCACGGCCATTCGGCTTTATGCTTAGAGGACAAACCGATATGCCTGGCACACGACAATAatctgtgttttattttacctcaAGCCAACCTTGCGATCCATTAAAGCGATGGATGGAAGCGGGAAAAAAGAGGAAGAACAGTGTTCCAACATGAcaagctttttcaaacatggaAAAGGACAGTGCCTTTGGGAGTGTTCATATACGAATTGCCAGACGAAAAACTATCCgcggaaacaaaaaaggcaatgtggcttttatttttcggatATAAGTACGACAAGTATAATACATACGCACACTCTGTTTAAAAAGCGTTTAATGCTACTGACATATCCAACAGCATAAATGACCTCGTTTGCGCAGTTTGGTTCGTTAATTCTGCGTGACTTATGCACTTAGTATGTTTTGCATACATAACGATACGAAAAAGTATAACTAAAATAATATAGCTACAGTACAGTAGATAATCAAGTATCCAGCGTTACGATAGATGTATCTGTAAACATAATCCGATTGTCAATATCATTAGTATAAGCGCGGCGCGTTACGCATCTATAGGGAAACatacgaacaaacaaaaattcactCTCTTTGCCTGCCTGGTTTagattattttttgtaaatgctttctttttcctttgttt from Anopheles coustani chromosome 3, idAnoCousDA_361_x.2, whole genome shotgun sequence harbors:
- the LOC131259069 gene encoding alpha-tocopherol transfer protein-like, yielding MKSVQFASVEEQYRKYDGQLRASDVQRLGDWANTQPHLPPITEPELMLFLHSNYYDMEAAQSTIENYYTFRTSCKNLFGNRDLEKPAIQTAMGVLDFIMLPDLTTEGYRVMMAKIVDPDASKFSLSSILTLAGMFIDVTLWEEGCINGSILIIDMNGIHLSHLPKLGIFTLKDLLYYVQECLPVRLKGLYLVNLVPFIDRIMAMIRPFMKKELLEIFHLHTNIDLMFNDIPQRLLPADYGGNAKPRKVLRDELYDHVMEYADFLAKYDLIKRVDESKRIAKPRTMSNLFGLL